One Owenweeksia hongkongensis DSM 17368 genomic region harbors:
- the rpsT gene encoding 30S ribosomal protein S20, producing the protein MANHKSALKRVRSDEKKRDRNRYQHKTTRNAIRDIRKEENKEEASKSLSSVVSMIDKLAKNNIIHKNKAANLKASITKHVNAL; encoded by the coding sequence ATGGCAAATCACAAGAGTGCACTTAAGAGAGTAAGATCAGACGAGAAGAAGCGTGACCGTAACCGTTACCAGCACAAAACTACTCGTAATGCGATTCGTGATATCCGTAAGGAGGAGAACAAAGAAGAAGCTTCTAAGTCTCTTTCTAGCGTTGTGTCAATGATCGATAAGCTTGCAAAGAACAACATTATTCACAAGAATAAAGCTGCCAACCTAAAGGCTAGCATCACTAAGCATGTAAATGCTTTGTAG
- a CDS encoding TIGR01777 family oxidoreductase, which yields MKILITGGTGLIGTEISKQLLEHGHSVVYFSRSPRKNNLGIQEYAWDVDKGTYDKKAFDGVEAIINLAGAPISERWTATYKSEILRSRVDATRLLYTAVQKLSLPLNVFVSASAVGYYPNDFNKTYNEDDAPGSDFLSLVTQKWEQEAQNFSKLNIRTVRIRVGVVLSNDGGAFPLITKPIKMGLGSPLGSGKQWMSWIHIKDVAGIFVYALENKDAQGIYNAVSPEPVTNTQMTEAIASQLDKPLWLPKVPEFAIKFALGEMSTTAIGSNKVSSSKVEKSGYSFSFPNLGGALRSLLPKA from the coding sequence ATGAAAATACTCATCACAGGAGGCACAGGCCTTATCGGCACCGAAATTAGTAAGCAACTTTTAGAGCACGGGCATAGTGTGGTATATTTTAGTCGCTCACCGCGCAAAAATAATCTTGGCATACAGGAATACGCCTGGGATGTAGATAAAGGAACGTACGATAAAAAGGCCTTTGATGGTGTAGAGGCAATTATAAACCTTGCTGGAGCTCCCATTTCCGAGCGATGGACTGCAACGTACAAAAGCGAAATACTACGCAGCCGTGTGGATGCCACTCGCCTACTTTACACTGCCGTGCAAAAGCTTTCGCTTCCGCTAAATGTATTTGTCTCAGCTTCGGCTGTTGGTTATTACCCAAATGATTTTAACAAAACATATAATGAAGATGATGCTCCAGGTAGCGACTTCCTTTCATTGGTTACTCAAAAGTGGGAACAGGAAGCTCAAAATTTTTCTAAGCTAAATATCCGCACGGTTCGTATTCGAGTAGGTGTTGTACTAAGCAATGATGGTGGCGCCTTTCCGCTTATCACAAAACCTATAAAGATGGGACTAGGCTCACCTTTGGGCAGCGGAAAGCAATGGATGTCGTGGATTCACATAAAAGATGTAGCGGGTATTTTTGTGTATGCACTGGAAAATAAAGATGCTCAGGGAATTTATAATGCCGTTAGTCCGGAGCCAGTGACTAATACCCAAATGACCGAGGCTATAGCATCACAGCTCGATAAACCGCTGTGGCTTCCTAAGGTACCAGAGTTTGCCATAAAATTTGCACTAGGTGAAATGTCCACCACAGCAATAGGTAGTAATAAGGTAAGTAGTTCTAAAGTTGAGAAAAGCGGTTATTCTTTTTCCTTCCCAAATCTCGGTGGAGCGCTACGATCTCTTTTACCGAAAGCCTAG
- a CDS encoding NUDIX domain-containing protein: protein MTPTAFTIRIYGLLIHNNQLLLSRENILGEIFTKFPGGGLEFGEGIMDCLHREFREEVDISLSKAEHFYTSEIYVESAFHNPPKQVLCVYYLVETEEIDKIKIGNPKRTETLLKDEDQILYWCPLEKLKEQGIELPLDKLVIEKLLS, encoded by the coding sequence ATGACTCCCACCGCTTTTACCATTCGCATTTATGGATTGCTCATTCACAACAATCAGCTATTGCTTTCACGTGAAAATATATTGGGAGAAATTTTCACCAAGTTTCCCGGTGGCGGCTTAGAATTTGGCGAAGGAATAATGGATTGTCTGCACCGTGAGTTTAGAGAAGAAGTTGATATTTCACTTTCTAAAGCAGAACACTTTTACACCAGCGAAATTTATGTAGAGTCAGCTTTTCACAATCCTCCCAAGCAAGTATTATGTGTTTACTATTTAGTGGAAACCGAAGAGATTGATAAAATAAAAATTGGCAATCCTAAAAGAACCGAAACCTTACTAAAGGACGAAGATCAAATTTTGTATTGGTGTCCATTGGAAAAATTAAAAGAGCAAGGTATCGAGCTTCCGCTGGACAAACTGGTGATCGAAAAGCTTTTATCCTAG
- the mnmD gene encoding tRNA (5-methylaminomethyl-2-thiouridine)(34)-methyltransferase MnmD, translating into MNREIVQTNDSSSTLYVPGLEQHYHSMHGAMQESMHVFIDAGFRLFESADKPVHILEIGLGTALNALLTYFEAKKLNLKVDYTALEKYPLSMDEMLLLNYGSLLDTKEAKRILTDLHQIKWEEKIAVTDFFSLRKFETDIKIYSAKEEYDLIYFDAFAPSAQPDLWTLEVFEHMYASLKPGGTLVTYCVKGDVRRTMKAAGFEVEKIPGPPGKREMARARKA; encoded by the coding sequence ATGAATAGGGAAATTGTACAAACGAATGACAGCTCCTCTACCCTGTACGTGCCAGGCCTAGAGCAGCATTACCATTCTATGCACGGTGCCATGCAAGAGTCTATGCATGTGTTTATAGATGCTGGCTTTCGCTTATTTGAAAGCGCAGATAAACCTGTGCATATTTTAGAAATAGGTTTAGGCACTGCTCTAAATGCACTACTTACCTATTTTGAAGCAAAAAAACTTAATCTAAAAGTAGATTACACCGCGTTGGAAAAATATCCATTGAGCATGGATGAAATGCTACTTCTTAATTATGGTAGTTTACTTGACACTAAAGAAGCTAAAAGAATTCTTACTGATTTGCATCAAATAAAGTGGGAAGAGAAAATCGCGGTGACCGACTTTTTTAGCTTGCGCAAATTTGAAACCGACATAAAAATTTACTCTGCTAAAGAGGAATATGATTTAATTTATTTTGATGCCTTTGCTCCTTCTGCCCAACCAGACCTCTGGACTCTAGAAGTTTTTGAGCACATGTATGCTTCCTTAAAACCTGGGGGAACATTAGTGACCTACTGTGTAAAAGGAGATGTTAGACGAACCATGAAAGCAGCTGGTTTTGAAGTAGAAAAAATACCCGGCCCACCCGGGAAAAGAGAAATGGCGAGAGCAAGGAAAGCCTGA
- a CDS encoding cytochrome c produces the protein MRKIIVLGCLIGASFFVGCNQTTEAEKKAENEGQPKELEMYEESELALLMREMYEDNLVLKTQIENGEIPESFPEDFYNIHTAIASKGMISDTAAFNVYAEQYLVNMKKITEASDKKQAKIAYNEMVMTCASCHQIYCQGPLPKIRKMKIKIDE, from the coding sequence ATGCGTAAAATTATAGTTTTGGGATGCCTCATTGGGGCATCCTTTTTTGTTGGTTGTAACCAAACTACTGAAGCTGAAAAAAAGGCAGAGAATGAAGGCCAACCAAAGGAATTAGAGATGTATGAGGAGAGTGAATTAGCTCTTCTAATGCGAGAGATGTATGAAGACAACCTTGTGCTAAAAACACAGATTGAAAATGGTGAGATTCCTGAATCTTTTCCAGAAGACTTCTACAACATTCACACGGCTATTGCTAGCAAAGGTATGATAAGCGACACCGCAGCATTTAATGTCTATGCCGAGCAATATTTGGTTAATATGAAAAAGATTACCGAGGCTTCGGATAAAAAGCAGGCCAAAATAGCCTACAATGAAATGGTGATGACCTGCGCGAGCTGTCACCAAATTTATTGCCAGGGGCCCCTTCCAAAAATCAGGAAGATGAAAATCAAAATTGATGAATAG
- a CDS encoding DUF4920 domain-containing protein encodes MSVALLSACNNTTNQAEVKTEDVEEIVQVDYQVYGDTISDEGAIMVTELLQKMQENDSVSAKVEGTINSSCTVKGCWMKMDLGNDKEMHVTFKDYGFFVPTNLDGETAIMEGYAITDTIDVDHLRHLAHDAGKSEEEIATINEPEIGITYVATGVIIKPKS; translated from the coding sequence ATGAGCGTTGCCCTTCTAAGCGCTTGCAATAATACTACAAACCAAGCGGAGGTAAAAACCGAAGATGTAGAAGAAATCGTACAAGTTGATTATCAAGTATATGGAGATACCATTTCTGATGAAGGAGCTATTATGGTAACAGAACTTTTACAAAAAATGCAGGAAAATGACTCTGTTTCTGCAAAAGTTGAAGGCACAATCAACTCTTCTTGCACTGTAAAAGGTTGCTGGATGAAGATGGATCTAGGTAACGATAAAGAAATGCACGTTACTTTTAAAGATTATGGATTTTTTGTTCCTACCAATCTTGATGGGGAAACCGCCATTATGGAAGGTTATGCAATTACTGACACAATTGACGTAGATCACCTTCGTCACCTAGCTCATGATGCTGGAAAATCAGAAGAAGAAATTGCAACTATTAACGAGCCTGAAATCGGCATCACCTATGTTGCCACAGGCGTTATCATTAAGCCAAAATCATAA
- a CDS encoding branched-chain amino acid aminotransferase yields MKITRIDKSRIDQADLENPVFGTQFSDHMLVCKYKNGKWEEPEIKPYGPMSFTPALHTLHYGQALFEGQKAYYMSDGTIGIFRPEMNAKRLNHSAKRMFMPEFPEDLFVDGLKQLVEIDRAWVPKKEGYSLYLRPFMFGSSEFVAARPSEEYIFCVVMSPVGPYYAGEVKVKVEETYTRSASGGVGSTKCAGNYGGAFFATDQARKEGYTQVIWTDHKNHELIEESGTMNVGFVIGDTFITPPLSDRILAGITRDSILTLLRDTDIVKNVEERPIKVEEVIAAAEAGTLKEVFGMGTAAVVSQISTIGFRGTDYKIETPKDGYAMKIKKALTAIRMGDADDKYNWMVRL; encoded by the coding sequence ATGAAAATTACAAGAATAGACAAATCACGCATAGATCAGGCAGACCTGGAAAACCCAGTATTTGGTACACAGTTTAGCGATCATATGCTAGTATGTAAGTATAAAAATGGCAAGTGGGAAGAGCCAGAAATTAAGCCTTATGGCCCAATGAGCTTTACTCCGGCATTGCATACTTTGCACTATGGCCAGGCACTTTTTGAAGGACAAAAGGCTTACTATATGAGTGATGGTACCATTGGTATTTTTCGTCCTGAAATGAACGCTAAGCGTTTAAATCATTCTGCCAAAAGAATGTTTATGCCTGAGTTTCCTGAAGATTTGTTTGTGGATGGCTTGAAGCAGTTGGTGGAAATTGACAGAGCTTGGGTTCCCAAGAAAGAAGGCTACTCCTTATACCTGCGTCCATTTATGTTTGGTAGCTCTGAGTTTGTGGCTGCTCGTCCATCAGAAGAATATATCTTTTGTGTGGTGATGAGCCCTGTAGGGCCTTACTATGCTGGTGAGGTGAAAGTAAAAGTAGAAGAAACGTATACGCGCAGTGCTTCTGGCGGAGTTGGTTCTACAAAATGTGCGGGAAACTACGGGGGAGCATTTTTTGCCACCGACCAAGCTCGTAAAGAAGGATACACACAAGTTATTTGGACAGATCATAAAAATCATGAACTGATTGAAGAGTCAGGTACCATGAATGTAGGTTTTGTGATAGGTGATACTTTTATCACACCTCCACTTAGCGACCGTATATTGGCAGGAATTACTCGCGACAGCATTCTTACTCTATTGAGAGATACAGACATTGTGAAAAATGTGGAGGAGCGCCCGATTAAAGTAGAAGAAGTAATTGCCGCAGCGGAAGCTGGTACCTTGAAAGAAGTTTTTGGAATGGGAACTGCTGCTGTTGTTAGTCAAATTTCTACCATAGGCTTTAGAGGAACAGATTATAAGATTGAGACCCCAAAAGATGGTTATGCAATGAAGATTAAAAAAGCTCTTACTGCCATCCGTATGGGAGATGCTGATGACAAATATAATTGGATGGTGAGGTTGTAG
- a CDS encoding PKD domain-containing protein, with protein MKKLLTTVLLLGSLGMLSGQYNWTSNGRFYKVPDTTLSATFLNFQKDLNIGETVQYHWDFGDGTSVSYSGYQRVVNHIYSSQGWYTVKWTQTILDIRQDTLKNTVFIDSVSVGFINNVFGCDIDISVPDTINYFRTIHVEDESDTCQMPSRLAQELLFIYNDYGVNISYTSPRNQWIPYGGLGYWAEKAGQNRVLLIKRYVNDSTGKVLSENIGSKEFYIDPDIDAWSSIASIQSTTTKGKVSFTPSYGAPGFDPNIHKEHFLWSFGSGTSDTSKLPTHTFSNSGKYVIKLQYSIEDTASGKTVGLGLSYDTVVIAASNECHAGFEFEPHWANANKIEFENTSQNLYSAGTTEDFFEWDFGDGAMSTDIEPDHTYSKDGTYVVKLIHRVGDAQYNTVCSDTITKIITIGDGCHASYTIDTASSVNGNINVFNTSNYAKSGSTTVTYQWDFGDGITSNLAHPTHTYATSGPYQACLTINTVDSLNNTCTGYACHWLGLDSIGGLIFKSTGGFTLNVIDPNTVSVEENKVLDVNIYPNPASGFVNVEGLREDAEWTLFNLQGAMVSKGVLTSGDARINLEMLKSGLYVFNIQTKNSIKSMKLSIR; from the coding sequence ATGAAAAAGCTCTTAACCACTGTACTACTTCTAGGATCTCTGGGAATGTTATCAGGGCAGTACAATTGGACTAGCAACGGTAGATTCTACAAGGTGCCTGATACAACACTATCCGCTACATTTCTGAACTTTCAAAAGGATTTAAACATCGGTGAGACTGTTCAATATCATTGGGACTTTGGAGACGGTACTTCAGTTTCATACTCAGGATATCAAAGAGTGGTGAACCATATATACAGCTCTCAAGGCTGGTATACAGTAAAGTGGACACAAACAATATTAGATATCCGCCAGGATACCCTCAAGAACACAGTCTTTATAGATAGTGTTTCTGTTGGGTTTATAAATAATGTATTTGGATGTGATATAGATATATCTGTTCCAGATACCATTAATTATTTTAGAACAATTCATGTGGAGGATGAAAGTGATACCTGTCAAATGCCATCAAGATTGGCACAAGAACTGTTGTTTATTTACAATGATTACGGTGTGAATATCTCCTATACTTCTCCACGAAACCAGTGGATACCTTACGGTGGATTGGGATACTGGGCTGAGAAGGCAGGACAAAATCGTGTATTGTTGATAAAGCGTTATGTTAATGATAGTACAGGCAAGGTGTTGTCAGAAAATATAGGAAGTAAGGAGTTTTATATTGATCCTGATATAGATGCGTGGTCGAGTATTGCTTCTATTCAAAGTACTACTACAAAGGGAAAAGTGAGTTTTACCCCTTCTTATGGTGCCCCTGGTTTTGATCCAAACATTCACAAGGAACATTTTTTATGGAGTTTTGGATCTGGTACATCTGATACATCCAAATTACCTACACATACTTTTTCCAATTCGGGTAAGTATGTTATAAAGTTGCAATATTCTATTGAAGATACCGCTTCCGGCAAAACAGTAGGATTAGGCTTGAGTTATGATACCGTGGTGATTGCGGCAAGTAATGAGTGCCATGCAGGTTTTGAGTTTGAGCCTCACTGGGCTAATGCCAATAAAATAGAATTCGAAAACACCAGTCAAAATCTGTATTCAGCTGGTACAACAGAAGATTTCTTTGAGTGGGATTTTGGTGATGGGGCAATGTCGACAGACATAGAACCTGACCACACGTACAGTAAAGATGGAACTTATGTAGTAAAGTTAATTCATCGTGTAGGTGATGCACAATACAATACTGTATGTTCGGATACAATAACGAAAATCATTACTATAGGGGATGGATGCCATGCTAGTTATACAATTGATACTGCCAGTAGTGTAAATGGAAATATCAATGTTTTTAATACTTCCAATTATGCAAAAAGTGGATCGACTACAGTTACATATCAATGGGATTTTGGAGACGGCATTACTTCTAACCTTGCCCACCCTACGCACACATATGCTACTAGTGGTCCATACCAAGCGTGCTTAACTATTAATACTGTAGATAGCCTTAATAATACATGTACCGGTTATGCTTGCCATTGGCTTGGTTTGGATAGTATTGGAGGTTTGATTTTCAAGAGCACAGGAGGTTTTACCTTAAATGTGATAGACCCAAATACGGTATCGGTGGAGGAGAACAAAGTACTGGATGTAAACATTTACCCCAACCCAGCCTCTGGTTTTGTAAATGTAGAAGGTTTAAGAGAAGATGCAGAATGGACATTGTTCAACCTTCAAGGAGCAATGGTTTCAAAGGGTGTTTTGACTTCTGGAGATGCGAGGATAAACTTAGAAATGCTGAAATCGGGTTTGTATGTTTTTAATATTCAAACTAAAAACTCTATTAAAAGCATGAAACTGAGCATTAGGTAA
- a CDS encoding T9SS type A sorting domain-containing protein → MNRIILLSVLVIQSSIICFSQSTPDFIKLPDTGLTATFRSWTIKHFMNSFPSGYSYHQSWDFGDGQTAFFQSPETKVLHSYSSPGWYNVSRSYAVVDIHNDTLKSGSEAQSVPVGFIHNTGCNAILVAPDSVLGYSVTLSDSSLNDTFAVPVYNFNLLNGENLSHGFWYSYGPPSTTGPGGLHSNSTYYKKSGLQKSCLYRQFRDTTGALICEAYDCAETFVQPANLAWSSITHVIDTVAKGKVKFSSSYGAASFNSSIHREQFNWSFGDGNRSDIPNPIHYYSEPGVYTVELAYTIVEDISNRVLGVGLSYDTVVIAATNDCNVEFGYKVNIANTSVGFKNHSSCLYPKGGYLEKFEWSFGDGNVSTDKNPTHVYTSQGTYQVSLIQIVEDVQYNVVCTDTLVKTVALQPSTISCNALYEVDTLTSGNGNLNIINLSTPQVSSTGMAVDFVWDFGDGSISRLPFPSHTYTTSGIYELCLTISVTDSLANHCTSTFCDSVGMDTAGNILYKNSAVGFTLNVVDPNAVGVKEAVSQSEISIYPNPASNFVNVEGLTKDAEWTLYNLQGAIVAKGTLQSEESKVNLDVLESGLYIFSIQSMNSAKSIKLSIR, encoded by the coding sequence ATGAATAGAATAATACTACTAAGTGTTTTGGTAATTCAAAGTTCTATAATTTGCTTTTCACAATCAACCCCTGATTTTATCAAGCTTCCCGACACAGGCCTTACCGCCACATTTAGATCATGGACCATTAAACACTTTATGAATAGTTTTCCTTCGGGTTATAGTTATCATCAATCGTGGGATTTTGGAGATGGTCAAACAGCCTTTTTTCAATCTCCTGAAACTAAAGTTTTACACAGCTACTCGTCTCCAGGCTGGTATAATGTTAGCCGAAGCTATGCCGTGGTAGATATTCATAATGATACTCTTAAAAGTGGATCGGAAGCTCAAAGTGTTCCTGTAGGATTTATTCATAACACTGGTTGCAATGCAATTCTTGTGGCTCCGGATTCAGTTTTAGGGTATTCGGTGACTCTATCTGACTCAAGCCTTAATGATACATTCGCTGTCCCAGTATATAACTTTAATTTATTGAATGGCGAAAATTTGTCGCATGGTTTTTGGTACTCCTATGGGCCTCCATCTACAACAGGTCCTGGAGGCTTGCACTCTAATAGTACTTATTATAAGAAGTCAGGTTTACAAAAATCTTGCCTGTACCGTCAGTTTCGTGATACTACAGGAGCACTCATTTGTGAGGCTTATGACTGTGCGGAAACGTTTGTTCAACCAGCTAATTTAGCCTGGTCATCTATTACACACGTGATAGATACGGTTGCAAAAGGTAAAGTGAAATTCTCTTCGAGTTACGGAGCTGCTTCTTTTAACTCCTCTATTCATCGTGAGCAGTTCAATTGGAGCTTCGGAGATGGTAACAGGAGCGATATTCCTAATCCAATTCATTATTATTCTGAACCAGGCGTATATACCGTGGAGCTGGCCTATACTATAGTTGAGGATATTTCCAACAGGGTTCTGGGCGTTGGGCTTAGCTATGATACGGTTGTAATTGCAGCTACAAATGATTGTAATGTTGAATTTGGCTATAAGGTTAATATTGCAAATACTTCTGTAGGTTTTAAAAATCATAGTAGTTGTCTCTATCCAAAGGGTGGTTATTTAGAAAAATTTGAATGGAGTTTTGGGGATGGAAATGTTTCTACCGATAAAAACCCGACACACGTTTACACTTCACAGGGGACTTATCAGGTTAGCTTAATACAAATAGTAGAGGATGTACAATATAACGTTGTTTGCACAGATACTCTGGTAAAAACAGTGGCGCTACAACCATCTACTATTTCATGTAACGCACTTTATGAGGTGGATACTCTTACTAGTGGCAATGGCAACCTTAACATAATTAACTTATCAACACCACAAGTATCTAGCACTGGTATGGCTGTTGATTTTGTTTGGGATTTTGGTGATGGGAGCATCTCACGACTTCCATTTCCATCGCATACTTACACCACATCAGGTATTTATGAATTATGTCTTACTATCAGTGTTACGGATTCATTGGCTAATCACTGTACTAGTACTTTTTGTGATAGTGTAGGGATGGATACTGCAGGGAATATTCTTTATAAAAACTCGGCTGTAGGTTTTACCTTGAATGTGGTGGACCCCAATGCGGTGGGGGTAAAAGAGGCAGTCTCCCAATCTGAAATTAGTATATATCCAAACCCTGCTTCCAATTTTGTAAATGTAGAGGGTTTAACCAAAGATGCAGAATGGACATTATACAACCTTCAAGGGGCAATAGTGGCTAAAGGTACTTTGCAATCGGAAGAGTCAAAAGTAAACTTAGATGTACTGGAATCAGGTTTGTATATTTTTAGTATTCAAAGTATGAATTCAGCGAAGAGTATAAAGCTTAGTATAAGATAG
- a CDS encoding PKD domain-containing protein, protein MKKLYITSILSVLLAFTGMAQITCNASFVTNQAQGSSTMVQFVNNSTVSQYSQVRYIWNFGDGTIDSSITWNTNRSHNYSNVGTFYVSLKMEVSDSVTNAIICTSYDYDTIVIGSLTTVTASSSALQTASGSTVINFQGSGTKNSSVPSYSTYKWNFGDGSSSTLQNPSHTYATSGNFTVVFTHEVRDSVTSSIIARATSNNWVTPGRRDTCNVSLNSNVSPNQLQVYFSPNSQASSFQGKYYAQNFTWDFGDGNTSTSQWGVNHTYAQSGTYNVTLYMQAIDSVTQAVFCLDTAFGTVTVTHKTPPSCQASYYLDTLASGGNALFIYNNSTPGANDPNYNVTYNWYFGDGDSSNLPYPTHTYSSPGLYSVCLSVHVVDTNYIGCYSYYCDTIGIDSLGNVIYKNSGFTLNVLDPSATVGQKEYEVLDVKVYPNPASNFVNVEGLKEGAEWSLYNIQGAQVANGYLKSGDSKIDFGNKQSGLYVLTLKSRNTVKSVKLSIN, encoded by the coding sequence ATGAAAAAATTATACATCACTTCAATTCTATCAGTGTTATTAGCCTTTACGGGAATGGCACAAATTACCTGTAATGCCTCGTTTGTTACAAATCAAGCGCAAGGGAGTAGTACCATGGTGCAGTTTGTAAACAATTCTACAGTCAGTCAGTACAGTCAAGTTCGGTATATATGGAACTTTGGGGATGGGACAATTGATTCTTCAATAACATGGAACACTAATAGAAGTCATAATTACTCTAATGTTGGTACGTTCTACGTAAGTCTCAAAATGGAGGTAAGTGATTCCGTAACTAATGCAATTATATGTACCTCTTATGATTATGATACTATTGTAATCGGATCACTGACCACGGTAACGGCTAGTAGCTCTGCATTACAAACGGCATCCGGATCTACTGTGATAAACTTTCAAGGATCAGGCACCAAAAATTCTTCGGTACCATCCTATAGTACTTACAAATGGAACTTTGGTGATGGAAGTAGTTCTACACTTCAAAACCCGTCTCACACTTATGCAACAAGCGGCAATTTTACAGTAGTTTTTACGCATGAGGTTAGAGACAGTGTAACATCTTCGATAATTGCTCGTGCTACATCGAACAATTGGGTGACACCGGGTAGAAGGGATACATGCAATGTTTCTTTAAACTCAAATGTTTCCCCAAATCAGCTTCAAGTTTATTTTTCTCCAAATAGTCAAGCTTCGAGTTTTCAGGGAAAGTATTACGCTCAAAACTTTACCTGGGATTTTGGGGATGGTAATACATCCACTAGTCAATGGGGGGTGAATCACACATACGCCCAGTCAGGTACATATAATGTTACGCTATATATGCAGGCCATTGACAGTGTTACACAAGCTGTATTTTGTTTAGATACTGCTTTTGGTACGGTTACAGTTACTCATAAAACCCCACCTTCATGTCAAGCTTCATATTACTTGGATACCCTTGCTTCAGGAGGAAACGCCTTGTTTATATATAACAATTCTACACCCGGGGCTAACGACCCAAATTACAATGTGACCTACAACTGGTATTTTGGAGATGGAGATTCTTCAAACTTACCTTATCCAACACATACATATTCAAGTCCGGGCTTGTATAGTGTGTGTCTTAGTGTGCACGTAGTGGATACAAATTATATAGGATGTTACTCTTACTATTGTGATACAATAGGGATAGACAGTCTTGGAAACGTGATTTACAAAAACTCAGGGTTTACTTTAAATGTTCTTGATCCAAGTGCAACGGTAGGACAAAAAGAGTATGAGGTGCTGGATGTAAAAGTATACCCTAATCCTGCTTCTAACTTTGTGAATGTGGAAGGGCTAAAAGAGGGAGCTGAGTGGAGCCTTTATAATATCCAAGGAGCGCAAGTTGCAAATGGATATCTGAAGTCGGGTGATTCAAAAATAGACTTTGGCAATAAGCAATCAGGCTTGTACGTGCTCACATTAAAAAGTAGAAACACTGTAAAGAGTGTTAAGCTTAGCATCAACTAA
- the metK gene encoding methionine adenosyltransferase, with protein sequence MAYLFTSESVSEGHPDKISDQISDAIIDNFLAFDKDSKVACETLVTTGQVVLAGEIKSKAYVDVQTVARDVIRKIGYTKGAYMFSADSCGVLSALHEQSPDINQGVDRGTPEEQGAGDQGMMFGYATNETENYMPLALDLSHKMLQELAAMRRESTDITYLRPDAKSQVTIEYSDDNIPQRITDIVVSTQHDDFADEPTMLAKIKKDIVGILIPRVIAQLKPELQKLFTNDIKYHINPTGKFVIGGPHGDAGLTGRKIIVDTYGGKGAHGGGAFSGKDPSKVDRSAAYATRHIAKNMIAAGVADQILVQVSYAIGVVEPMGIFVDTYGTSKVNMTDGEIAKKVSEIFDMRPGIIEQRLKLRNPMYSETAAYGHMGRENKTVQKTFTGSNGEAVNMEVELFTWEKLDYVDQVKKAFSL encoded by the coding sequence ATGGCGTATTTATTTACCTCAGAATCTGTTTCTGAAGGACATCCAGACAAAATTTCCGATCAAATTTCGGATGCCATCATTGATAATTTTTTGGCTTTTGACAAAGATTCTAAAGTAGCTTGTGAGACATTAGTAACTACTGGCCAAGTAGTACTTGCTGGCGAAATAAAGTCTAAAGCATACGTTGACGTTCAAACTGTGGCTCGCGATGTAATTCGTAAAATCGGGTACACCAAAGGTGCTTATATGTTTTCAGCAGATAGCTGTGGTGTACTTTCTGCACTGCATGAGCAATCACCAGATATCAACCAAGGAGTAGACCGCGGAACACCTGAAGAGCAAGGAGCCGGTGATCAAGGAATGATGTTTGGCTATGCTACCAACGAAACTGAAAACTACATGCCATTGGCGCTTGACCTAAGCCACAAAATGCTTCAGGAATTGGCAGCCATGCGTAGAGAAAGCACCGACATCACTTACCTGCGTCCTGATGCAAAATCTCAGGTTACCATTGAGTACTCTGATGATAATATCCCTCAGCGCATTACTGATATTGTAGTTTCTACTCAGCATGATGATTTTGCTGACGAACCTACCATGTTGGCCAAAATCAAAAAAGACATTGTTGGAATCTTAATTCCTCGTGTAATAGCACAATTGAAGCCAGAGCTTCAAAAGCTATTTACTAATGATATCAAATATCACATCAACCCAACTGGTAAGTTTGTAATTGGTGGCCCTCATGGTGACGCTGGTCTTACTGGTCGTAAAATTATTGTAGACACTTACGGTGGCAAAGGAGCTCACGGTGGTGGTGCTTTTTCAGGAAAAGATCCTAGTAAGGTAGACCGCTCTGCGGCTTACGCTACTCGTCATATTGCTAAAAACATGATTGCAGCAGGTGTAGCTGATCAGATTTTGGTTCAGGTATCTTATGCCATTGGAGTAGTAGAGCCGATGGGTATTTTTGTAGATACATACGGCACCTCTAAAGTAAATATGACAGATGGCGAGATTGCTAAAAAGGTGAGCGAAATCTTTGACATGCGCCCAGGAATTATTGAGCAACGCTTAAAATTGCGAAATCCGATGTACTCCGAAACTGCAGCTTATGGACATATGGGCCGTGAAAACAAAACGGTACAAAAGACCTTTACAGGAAGCAATGGTGAAGCTGTAAATATGGAAGTAGAGCTATTTACCTGGGAGAAATTAGACTATGTTGACCAGGTGAAAAAAGCGTTTTCCCTTTAA